A section of the Oncorhynchus gorbuscha isolate QuinsamMale2020 ecotype Even-year linkage group LG06, OgorEven_v1.0, whole genome shotgun sequence genome encodes:
- the LOC124037840 gene encoding LOW QUALITY PROTEIN: transcription factor AP-1-like (The sequence of the model RefSeq protein was modified relative to this genomic sequence to represent the inferred CDS: inserted 2 bases in 1 codon), with product MSRKMETTFYDDSLNSFSQHEKPDYGYNPKALKHSMTLNLADPTSTLKPHLRAKASDILTSPDVQLLKLASPELERLIIQSSNGLITTTPTPTQFLCPRNVTDEQEGFAEGFVRALAELHHQHVLPNAPGVPVTSAGQTSINNQTILPPVSALTGSSVYNNNMTMRSESPVYEDLNTFTPAITTNSALGYTTSAPAMSFPSDPPQLPVYGQQSHPHPRLTALKEEPQTVPEMPGXTPPLSPIDMENQERIKAERKRMRNRVAASKCRKRKLERISRLEDKVKNLKTQNSDLASTANMLREQVAQLKQKVMNHVNSGCQLMLTQQLQTF from the exons ATGTCTAGAAAGATGGAAACTACCTTCTATGATGACTCGCTCAACTCTTTCTCCCAGCATGAGAAACCGGACTACGGATACAACCCCAAAGCACTGAAACACAGCATGACACTGAACCTGGCCGACCCAACCAGCACACTCAAACCTCACCTCCGGGCTAAAGCCAGCGACATCCTCACCTCCCCTGACGTGCAGCTCCTCAAACTGGCCTCCCCAGAGTTGGAGCGGCTCATCATCCAGTCTAGCAACGGCCTGATCACCACCACACCTACCCCGACGCAGTTCCTCTGCCCAAGGAACGTAACCGATGAGCAGGAGGGCTTTGCCGAGGGATTTGTTAGAGCACTGGCGGAGCTCCATCATCAACACGTCTTGCCCAATGCACCTGGGGTCCCAGTCACATCCGCTGGGCAGACAAGTATCAACAACCAAACAATACTCCCACCTGTTTCCGCCTTGACCGGGAGCAGTGTTTATAACAACAACATGACCATGCGCTCTGAGTCGCCTGTGTACGAAGACCTGAACACGTTCACCCCGGCTATCACCACCAACTCAGCCCTGGGTTACACCACCTCAGCCCCAGCTATGAGCTTTCCCTCTGACCCGCCACAGCTGCCAGTCTATGGGCAGCAGTCTCACCCCCACCCCAGGCTCACTGCCCTGAAAGAGGAGCCCCAGACGGTGCCTGAGATGCCTGG gacaccccctctctcccctatcgaTATGGAGAATCAGGAGAGGATCAAAGCCGAGAGGAAGCGCATGAGGAACCGCGTCGCCGCCTCCAAGTGCAGGAAGCGGAAGCTGGAGCGCATCTCCCGGCTGGAGGACAAGGTGAAGAACCTGAAGACTCAGAACTCCGACCTGGCTTCCACAGCGAACATGCTGAGGGAACAGGTCGCCCAGCTCAAACAGAAGGTGATGAACCATGTCAACAGCGGCTGTCAACTCATGCTTACGCAGCAGCTCCAGACCTTCTGA